Proteins encoded together in one Chitinophaga lutea window:
- a CDS encoding nuclear transport factor 2 family protein has translation MDNTASTKQLLDTYYKGFARKEGWESVIADDFKFRGGDMTNVSPIVGKPAYLSVIERFSRAFTAMRVKEMIVEGENAYVTGNYDFRFPDGTAVNGDVAEIWKAKNGKLDSLTIFFDTLTFDRHTPK, from the coding sequence ATGGACAACACCGCTTCCACCAAACAACTGCTGGATACTTATTACAAGGGGTTTGCCCGCAAAGAAGGCTGGGAATCCGTGATTGCGGACGATTTTAAATTCAGGGGCGGCGACATGACAAATGTCAGCCCCATTGTCGGCAAACCGGCTTACCTTTCCGTCATTGAAAGGTTCTCCCGGGCGTTTACGGCCATGCGGGTGAAAGAGATGATCGTGGAGGGTGAAAACGCCTATGTAACCGGGAATTACGACTTCAGGTTCCCGGACGGCACCGCCGTCAACGGCGATGTGGCCGAAATCTGGAAAGCGAAAAACGGCAAGCTGGATTCGCTCACCATTTTCTTCGACACGCTGACTTTTGACAGGCATACGCCGAAGTAA
- a CDS encoding class I SAM-dependent methyltransferase, with the protein MHSIQALKTVDRDIYSSLENPKGARYDNKAKYYERVVGTRLFNRLFWGTLPSDYTNFARNAIVDTKGSVLDVGCGGLTQTASLYKTTTNECVLADRSVEMLKIARSRLMDNDGSIPSNIRLLQTDAFHLPFPHNTFDTVCSFGTIHLFDNKQEFVDGLLRVLKSGGKFYFLSMTTEKLIARLFMAQLRPFKEFGQLFSAGQTLSLFDSDRLEVKSYMKGSVIFIYGQKL; encoded by the coding sequence ATGCATTCCATACAGGCTCTCAAAACAGTGGACCGGGACATCTATTCTTCCCTGGAAAACCCGAAAGGCGCGAGATACGACAACAAGGCGAAATATTACGAGCGCGTTGTCGGCACCAGATTATTCAACCGGCTTTTCTGGGGCACGCTGCCCAGCGACTACACCAACTTCGCGCGCAACGCCATCGTGGACACCAAGGGCAGCGTGCTCGACGTAGGCTGCGGCGGGCTGACACAAACCGCTTCGCTGTACAAAACCACCACCAATGAATGCGTGCTGGCAGACAGGTCGGTGGAGATGCTGAAAATTGCGCGCTCCCGGCTGATGGATAACGACGGGTCCATTCCTTCCAATATCCGGTTGCTGCAAACCGACGCCTTCCATCTCCCCTTCCCCCACAATACCTTCGACACCGTTTGCAGCTTCGGCACCATTCACCTCTTCGACAACAAGCAGGAATTCGTGGACGGGCTGTTGCGCGTATTAAAAAGCGGCGGCAAATTCTACTTCCTCTCCATGACCACCGAAAAGCTGATCGCCCGGCTCTTTATGGCGCAGCTGCGGCCCTTCAAAGAATTCGGGCAGCTGTTCTCCGCAGGGCAAACCTTATCGCTGTTCGACAGCGACCGGCTCGAAGTGAAGAGCTACATGAAAGGCAGCGTGATATTCATTTATGGACAAAAACTATAA
- a CDS encoding OmpA family protein, with protein MKRLIGCALLTLGSMQLMAQEQKSELRLADEAYARQEYALAGNLYGRVIKGKPSRAPMALLMKLAHCRRETGYFGEAANWYAAAVQRPDCPAAAYFAYGEVLRNLEAYDSAKVQYARFNTVQADSLALKAAALRGCDSAVAWRQQKVTLNNLGVLKELNTPYSEWISGAVKKGLLLVSNGYRKMMLNDGAEANPVTDKRTFQPYYKAYVYQQYAQGNSTMYLEEMLPKVLDKYRYHIGPSCFNRAEDTLYVTVNEQQRPELQQRKGPIQGRRRLMLYYAVKKDNVWSPLAILPGLNIDGFSTSHPVISGDGGVLYFVSDRPGGFGQADIWYSEKQADSTWGKPVNCGARLNTVAAETFPTINEEGALYFSSQGHPGMGGYDIFRATGSRDNWGAPVNLKAPFNTGADDMGLILKPNGYEGYFSSNRPGGQGSDDIYHFTDAAYFTGGRPGDGGTTGGQPGTGITQPDLAGGKPGQPGTTGTTGTTGTTGTTGTTGTTGQKRTPTTEELELIRELEKLRFLYDFNSATLLPESKKVLDYVTGVLKQHPDWKLMVLSYADSRGSEGYNINLSALRCFAVIDYLGGKGIDVKRLYYMNLGEQFLVNACKDGTPCTEEQQRQNRRSELKVIY; from the coding sequence ATGAAACGTTTGATAGGCTGCGCCCTGCTGACGCTGGGCAGTATGCAGCTGATGGCCCAGGAACAGAAATCGGAGCTCCGGCTTGCGGATGAAGCGTATGCAAGGCAGGAATACGCGCTCGCCGGTAATCTCTATGGCCGTGTGATCAAAGGGAAGCCTTCCCGCGCGCCGATGGCGCTGCTGATGAAACTGGCGCATTGCCGCCGCGAAACCGGCTATTTCGGGGAAGCGGCCAACTGGTATGCGGCTGCGGTGCAGCGGCCCGATTGCCCTGCCGCGGCGTATTTCGCCTACGGGGAAGTACTGCGCAACCTCGAAGCGTACGACTCCGCGAAAGTGCAGTATGCCCGTTTCAATACGGTGCAGGCGGATAGCCTCGCCCTCAAAGCCGCCGCCCTCAGGGGCTGCGACAGCGCGGTAGCCTGGCGGCAACAGAAAGTGACCCTCAATAACCTGGGGGTGCTCAAGGAACTGAACACACCGTATTCGGAGTGGATCAGCGGCGCGGTGAAAAAAGGATTGCTGCTCGTGTCGAACGGTTACCGTAAAATGATGCTGAACGATGGGGCGGAGGCCAACCCGGTTACGGATAAACGCACTTTCCAGCCGTATTACAAAGCCTACGTGTACCAGCAGTACGCGCAGGGTAATTCCACCATGTACCTCGAAGAAATGCTGCCGAAGGTACTGGATAAATACCGCTATCATATCGGCCCTTCGTGCTTCAACCGCGCGGAAGACACGCTGTATGTAACGGTGAACGAGCAGCAGCGGCCGGAGCTGCAGCAGCGAAAAGGCCCCATCCAGGGCCGCCGCAGGCTGATGCTGTATTATGCCGTCAAGAAAGATAATGTTTGGTCGCCCCTCGCGATATTGCCCGGCCTGAATATAGACGGGTTTTCCACCAGCCATCCCGTGATAAGCGGCGACGGTGGTGTGCTGTACTTCGTATCCGACCGGCCCGGAGGGTTTGGGCAGGCGGATATCTGGTACAGCGAAAAACAGGCGGACAGTACCTGGGGCAAGCCGGTGAACTGTGGCGCCCGGTTAAATACAGTAGCCGCGGAAACTTTTCCCACCATCAACGAAGAGGGGGCCTTATACTTTTCCAGCCAGGGCCACCCAGGCATGGGCGGCTACGATATTTTCCGTGCAACCGGCAGCAGGGATAACTGGGGTGCCCCGGTGAACCTCAAAGCGCCTTTCAATACCGGCGCAGACGATATGGGCCTCATACTGAAACCCAACGGCTACGAAGGTTACTTTTCGTCCAACCGCCCCGGCGGACAGGGCTCCGACGACATATACCACTTCACGGATGCCGCCTATTTCACCGGCGGCCGCCCCGGCGATGGCGGTACAACCGGCGGGCAACCGGGTACAGGCATCACACAGCCTGATCTCGCCGGCGGTAAACCCGGCCAACCGGGCACAACAGGTACTACCGGCACAACAGGCACAACAGGTACTACCGGCACAACCGGCACCACCGGGCAGAAGAGAACACCCACCACAGAAGAACTGGAGCTGATCAGGGAGCTGGAAAAACTGCGTTTCCTTTACGATTTCAACAGCGCCACGCTGCTGCCTGAATCGAAGAAAGTGCTGGATTACGTGACCGGCGTACTGAAACAGCACCCGGACTGGAAACTGATGGTACTGTCGTATGCGGACAGCCGCGGTTCGGAAGGTTATAACATCAACCTGTCGGCCCTGCGTTGTTTTGCCGTGATCGATTATCTCGGCGGCAAAGGCATCGACGTAAAAAGATTATACTACATGAACCTCGGCGAGCAGTTCCTGGTGAACGCCTGCAAGGACGGAACACCCTGCACCGAGGAACAACAGCGCCAGAACAGGCGTTCGGAGTTGAAGGTTATTTATTGA
- a CDS encoding PorP/SprF family type IX secretion system membrane protein — translation MQRKRTIYMTLLLLAAAVIPGKAQQNVQFSQYVFNGLSVNPAYAGYKESWYMNAIYRHQWAGFPGAPRTGGVSIDGLTNARDNKVGVGLQIMSDRLGPQEALSLYGSYAYRIPLDDEDTRRLCIGIGAGVTQYAIDGAALQYIDDNDEAIPTGKASNWIPDARFGIYYYTSKFYAGISVMDLFALYTDATRYSWKGNNYATIRKTQHVYFTAGTMLKLSDVLQLKPSIMVKEDFKGPTSVDLNAFLLIGERIWIGGSYRTNARIWTKENLANDLRAINAASIMAEFYASERLRVGYAYDLNVNKLAGYQGGSHEISLGFLFPSKKYSTANPRYF, via the coding sequence ATGCAGCGCAAACGTACGATTTACATGACCCTCCTGCTGCTCGCCGCAGCAGTGATACCTGGCAAAGCACAGCAGAACGTGCAGTTCAGCCAGTATGTTTTTAACGGACTCAGTGTAAACCCCGCTTATGCAGGGTATAAGGAGAGCTGGTACATGAATGCCATCTACCGGCATCAGTGGGCAGGTTTCCCCGGCGCGCCACGCACCGGCGGCGTGTCGATAGACGGCCTCACCAATGCCCGCGACAACAAAGTAGGCGTGGGGCTGCAGATCATGTCCGACCGCCTCGGGCCGCAGGAAGCACTGTCGCTGTACGGTTCTTACGCTTACCGCATTCCCCTCGACGATGAAGACACCCGCCGGCTTTGCATCGGCATCGGCGCGGGCGTTACCCAGTACGCCATCGACGGGGCGGCGCTGCAATACATAGACGATAACGACGAAGCCATTCCCACCGGCAAAGCCAGCAACTGGATACCGGATGCGCGTTTCGGGATATACTATTACACGTCGAAGTTTTACGCCGGCATTTCCGTGATGGACCTGTTCGCGCTGTATACCGACGCTACGCGGTACAGCTGGAAAGGCAACAACTACGCCACCATCCGCAAAACCCAGCACGTGTATTTCACGGCGGGCACGATGCTGAAGCTGTCCGACGTGTTGCAGCTGAAACCGTCCATCATGGTGAAGGAAGATTTCAAAGGCCCCACTTCCGTGGATTTGAACGCCTTCCTGCTCATCGGTGAGAGAATATGGATCGGCGGTTCGTACCGTACCAACGCCAGAATCTGGACGAAAGAAAACCTCGCCAACGATCTGCGGGCCATCAACGCGGCCAGCATCATGGCCGAGTTTTATGCCTCCGAGCGGCTGCGCGTGGGATATGCCTACGACCTGAACGTGAACAAACTGGCGGGTTACCAGGGCGGTTCCCATGAGATTTCACTGGGTTTCCTGTTCCCCTCCAAAAAATATTCCACCGCCAACCCGCGCTATTTTTAA